Proteins encoded within one genomic window of Rhinoderma darwinii isolate aRhiDar2 chromosome 5, aRhiDar2.hap1, whole genome shotgun sequence:
- the ADNP2 gene encoding activity-dependent neuroprotector homeobox protein 2 isoform X2, translated as MFQTPVTNLEKIRRARKRVKQLLLQIGLETCRDAFEHYRSKRFCCSLCKFSTRLLSTFKSHLRRYHEDEKDQELMSACPSCPFTSQTKNVVKHMRIFHSSVRKVQSAGAKESPNTVRFSCTKCSYTDVLYYSLKRHGLMTHHHDELEHYFGEKTEEQLKCSSVFKINPDRLYCKKCNFITSNRDALIFHIITSDKHRDLDLKLRTDISDSNRPRVRGAYKKSLIPTVALPPKSPVLVPNATPVPPPATQDVKVISLPQNGPDGPLVGAPNPLIQKIVPVSTVSEPAGSLGQKISTTVAPSAQVGFVTAQLSQNQSITLQASLPQSVFLSPRFPLNQPVTATVLSSGGQIISRTQAGVRSVLPMNQTLALNQSTVLTCPQSLQSALINVNTGMRPTVFPVNQSVRPNNILCNQAGIPQNTILTSPILRQLIPTGKQVNGIPTYTLAPISVTLPVTPCALPAVKPPKVPARLSRPDKRIQVSTSPASAPSPVIQLAQNMSQQPPNPTVAKSPVIAPPALGKEAKQWKTCPVCNELFPSNVYEVHMQIAHIKQENSPDKPIETSTTNEAKEVVVIAAHASFLKVLKDKSIRCVTCKTFTDKDDEVLKHLLMHGMICLYCKAVFHELRNFVYHMKILHVGKKKVHGDFVKKGITISNDANGEVVFPYFDLTFNTSREQLGDKEMHLAVVTGSNAMTAKPIYIKILYTSEFGGIEEKASKCQFCNSALSRTEGYETHLKEKHHIMPTVHTILKTPAFKCIHCCGVYTGSMTLAAISVHLQRCRNAPKDSTSGAELVPENGESANDYVKPNTTGDTQGASNESKNKYGPNAAKVLSPMSSKRRRLEPDPLESTELLHSLDILEMIPDASATVSHESKKEFLSKYFHKKPYPSKQEIELLSGVLGMWKSDVASFFGTKRYVCLKFLRNHKQRVILGFKMAELKRVQHEVDLREDY; from the exons atgttcCAAACACCTGTCACTAATCTTGAGAAAATAAGGAGGGCACGAAAAAGGGTGAAGCAATTGTTGCTGCAGATTGGTCTAGAAACCTGCAGAGATGCATTTGAG CATTACAGATCAAAACGGTTCTGCTGCAGTCTCTGCAAATTCTCAACTAGGCTGCTCTCTACATTCAAAAGTCATCTACGACGCTACCATGAAGATGAGAAGGACCAGGAACTTATGTCTGCTTGTCCAAGCTGCCCATTCACATCGCAAACAAAGAATGTTGTAAAGCATATGCGGATATTTCACTCTAGTGTCCGTAAAGTACAGTCTGCTGGTGCAAAAGAAAGTCCAAATACAGTCCGATTTTCTTGTACAAAATGTAGCTATACTGACGTTCTGTATTATAGTTTGAAAAGGCATGGTCTTATGACCCATCATCATGATGAACTTGAACATTATTTTGGGGAGAAGACTGAAGAGCAActcaaatgttcttctgtattCAAGATCAATCCAGATAGGTTATActgcaaaaaatgcaatttcATTACTAGTAACCGTGATGCTTTGATTTTCCACATTATAACATCTGATAAGCACAGAGATCTGGACCTTAAACTTAGAACTGACATTTCTGATTCTAATCGACCACGGGTTAGAGGAGCATACAAAAAGTCTCTAATTCCCACTGTAGCTCTTCCACCTAAATCACCAGTGTTGGTGCCAAATGCCACACCTGTGCCCCCTCCAGCCACTCAAGATGTAAAAGTAATTTCCCTTCCACAAAATGGTCCTGATGGACCATTAGTGGGGGCACCCAATCCCCTTATCCAGAAAATAGTACCAGTATCTACAGTTTCTGAACCTGCAGGAAGTTTGGGCCAGAAAATCTCTACTACAGTTGCGCCTTCTGCTCAGGTTGGCTTTGTTACTGCTCAACTTTCTCAAAACCAGAGCATTACCCTTCAGGCGTCTCTTCCTCAATCTGTCTTCCTGTCTCCAAGATTTCCTTTGAATCAGCCTGTTACTGCAACTGTCCTTTCTTCAGGAGGTCAAATTATCTCCAGGACTCAGGCTGGTGTGAGATCTGTTCTGCCCATGAACCAAACTTTGGCTTTGAATCAGTCAACTGTTTTAACCTGTCCACAGTCTTTACAGTCTGCTTTAATAAATGTGAATACGGGAATGCGACCCACCGTCTTTCCTGTAAATCAATCAGTAAGGCCTAACAATATTTTATGCAATCAAGCTGGCATTCCTCAAAATACGATCCTTACTTCTCCCATACTTAGACAGCTGATTCCAACCGGAAAGCAAGTAAACGGCATACCGACGTACACACTTGCTCCCATCTCAGTAACGTTACCAGTTACCCCATGTGCTTTACCTGCTGTTAAACCACCAAAAGTGCCAGCACGATTATCTCGGCCTGATAAACGTATTCAGGTTTCAACTTCTCCGGCTAGCGCGCCATCTCCTGTTATACAGCTGGCACAAAATATGTCGCAACAGCCCCCAAATCCTACTGTTGCAAAAAGTCCAGTCATTGCTCCACCTGCTTTAGGCAAGGAGGCGAAGCAATGGAAGACATGCCCTGTTTGCAATGAACTCTTTCCCTCGAACGTGTATGAGGTACACATGCAGATCGCTCACATAAAGCAAGAAAATAGTCCTGACAAACCGATTGAAACTTCTACCACCAATGAGGCAAAGGAAGTTGTAGTCATAGCTGCTCATGCATCATTTCTGAAAGTCCTGAAAGATAAATCCATTAGATGCGTTACCTGCAAGACGTTTACTGATAAAGACGACGAAGTGTTAAAACACTTACTTATGCATGGCATGATATGCCTGTACTGTAAAGCGGTTTTCCACGAACTAAGAAACTTTGTCTATCATATGAAAATTCTACATGTAGGCAAAAAGAAGGTGCATGGGGACTTTGTCAAGAAAGGGATCACAATATCAAATGATGCTAATGGTGAGGTAGTTTTTCCTTATTTTGACTTGACCTTTAATACATCTAGGGAACAGCTCGGAGACAAAGAAATGCACCTTGCTGTAGTTACTGGAAGCAACGCGATGACTGCGAAGCCAATTTATATAAAAATACTATACACGTCAGAATTTGGCGGTATAGAAGAGAAAGCCTCAAAATGTCAATTTTGCAACAGTGCTTTGTCTAGGACTGAGGGATATGAGACCCATTTGAAAGAAAAGCATCACATAATGCCCACAGTGCATACAATACTAAAGACTCCTGCTTTTAAGTGCATTCATTGCTGTGGCGTTTACACTGGCAGCATGACACTGGCAGCCATTTCAGTCCATCTTCAGCGTTGTCGAAATGCACCAAAAGATAGTACCTCAGGAGCGGAGCTGGTTCCTGAAAATGGGGAAAGCGCAAATGATTATGTAAAACCAAATACTACTGGTGATACTCAGGGAGCCTCAAATGAGTCCAAGAACAAGTATGGTCCCAATGCTGCAAAAGTCCTGTCTCCAATGTCTTCTAAAAGGAGGAGGCTTGAACCTGATCCTTTAGAGTCTACTGAGCTGTTGCACTCTCTCGATATCCTTGAGATGATTCCAGACGCTAGTGCAACGGTATCTCACGAATCGAAGAAAGAATTTTTGTCCAAGTATTTCCACAAGAAACCATACCCCAGCAAGCAAGAAATCGAGCTGCTGTCTGGTGTACTTGGAATGTGGAAAAGTGACGTTGCCTCGTTTTTTGGTACGAAACGTTATGTATGCCTGAAATTTCTCCGAAATCATAAACAGAGAGTAATTCTTGGATTTAAAATGGCGGAGCTCAAACGAGTGCAGCATGAAGTAGACTTGCGGGAAGACTATTAA
- the ADNP2 gene encoding activity-dependent neuroprotector homeobox protein 2 isoform X1 yields MFQTPVTNLEKIRRARKRVKQLLLQIGLETCRDAFEEINTYNPGDTHFSSTSWEDVSLWESFGRRNHYRSKRFCCSLCKFSTRLLSTFKSHLRRYHEDEKDQELMSACPSCPFTSQTKNVVKHMRIFHSSVRKVQSAGAKESPNTVRFSCTKCSYTDVLYYSLKRHGLMTHHHDELEHYFGEKTEEQLKCSSVFKINPDRLYCKKCNFITSNRDALIFHIITSDKHRDLDLKLRTDISDSNRPRVRGAYKKSLIPTVALPPKSPVLVPNATPVPPPATQDVKVISLPQNGPDGPLVGAPNPLIQKIVPVSTVSEPAGSLGQKISTTVAPSAQVGFVTAQLSQNQSITLQASLPQSVFLSPRFPLNQPVTATVLSSGGQIISRTQAGVRSVLPMNQTLALNQSTVLTCPQSLQSALINVNTGMRPTVFPVNQSVRPNNILCNQAGIPQNTILTSPILRQLIPTGKQVNGIPTYTLAPISVTLPVTPCALPAVKPPKVPARLSRPDKRIQVSTSPASAPSPVIQLAQNMSQQPPNPTVAKSPVIAPPALGKEAKQWKTCPVCNELFPSNVYEVHMQIAHIKQENSPDKPIETSTTNEAKEVVVIAAHASFLKVLKDKSIRCVTCKTFTDKDDEVLKHLLMHGMICLYCKAVFHELRNFVYHMKILHVGKKKVHGDFVKKGITISNDANGEVVFPYFDLTFNTSREQLGDKEMHLAVVTGSNAMTAKPIYIKILYTSEFGGIEEKASKCQFCNSALSRTEGYETHLKEKHHIMPTVHTILKTPAFKCIHCCGVYTGSMTLAAISVHLQRCRNAPKDSTSGAELVPENGESANDYVKPNTTGDTQGASNESKNKYGPNAAKVLSPMSSKRRRLEPDPLESTELLHSLDILEMIPDASATVSHESKKEFLSKYFHKKPYPSKQEIELLSGVLGMWKSDVASFFGTKRYVCLKFLRNHKQRVILGFKMAELKRVQHEVDLREDY; encoded by the exons atgttcCAAACACCTGTCACTAATCTTGAGAAAATAAGGAGGGCACGAAAAAGGGTGAAGCAATTGTTGCTGCAGATTGGTCTAGAAACCTGCAGAGATGCATTTGAG gaaATCAACACTTATAATCCAGGAGACACACATTTTTCCAGTACATCATGGGAGGATGTCTCGCTTTGGGAATCTTTTGGACGCAGAAAT CATTACAGATCAAAACGGTTCTGCTGCAGTCTCTGCAAATTCTCAACTAGGCTGCTCTCTACATTCAAAAGTCATCTACGACGCTACCATGAAGATGAGAAGGACCAGGAACTTATGTCTGCTTGTCCAAGCTGCCCATTCACATCGCAAACAAAGAATGTTGTAAAGCATATGCGGATATTTCACTCTAGTGTCCGTAAAGTACAGTCTGCTGGTGCAAAAGAAAGTCCAAATACAGTCCGATTTTCTTGTACAAAATGTAGCTATACTGACGTTCTGTATTATAGTTTGAAAAGGCATGGTCTTATGACCCATCATCATGATGAACTTGAACATTATTTTGGGGAGAAGACTGAAGAGCAActcaaatgttcttctgtattCAAGATCAATCCAGATAGGTTATActgcaaaaaatgcaatttcATTACTAGTAACCGTGATGCTTTGATTTTCCACATTATAACATCTGATAAGCACAGAGATCTGGACCTTAAACTTAGAACTGACATTTCTGATTCTAATCGACCACGGGTTAGAGGAGCATACAAAAAGTCTCTAATTCCCACTGTAGCTCTTCCACCTAAATCACCAGTGTTGGTGCCAAATGCCACACCTGTGCCCCCTCCAGCCACTCAAGATGTAAAAGTAATTTCCCTTCCACAAAATGGTCCTGATGGACCATTAGTGGGGGCACCCAATCCCCTTATCCAGAAAATAGTACCAGTATCTACAGTTTCTGAACCTGCAGGAAGTTTGGGCCAGAAAATCTCTACTACAGTTGCGCCTTCTGCTCAGGTTGGCTTTGTTACTGCTCAACTTTCTCAAAACCAGAGCATTACCCTTCAGGCGTCTCTTCCTCAATCTGTCTTCCTGTCTCCAAGATTTCCTTTGAATCAGCCTGTTACTGCAACTGTCCTTTCTTCAGGAGGTCAAATTATCTCCAGGACTCAGGCTGGTGTGAGATCTGTTCTGCCCATGAACCAAACTTTGGCTTTGAATCAGTCAACTGTTTTAACCTGTCCACAGTCTTTACAGTCTGCTTTAATAAATGTGAATACGGGAATGCGACCCACCGTCTTTCCTGTAAATCAATCAGTAAGGCCTAACAATATTTTATGCAATCAAGCTGGCATTCCTCAAAATACGATCCTTACTTCTCCCATACTTAGACAGCTGATTCCAACCGGAAAGCAAGTAAACGGCATACCGACGTACACACTTGCTCCCATCTCAGTAACGTTACCAGTTACCCCATGTGCTTTACCTGCTGTTAAACCACCAAAAGTGCCAGCACGATTATCTCGGCCTGATAAACGTATTCAGGTTTCAACTTCTCCGGCTAGCGCGCCATCTCCTGTTATACAGCTGGCACAAAATATGTCGCAACAGCCCCCAAATCCTACTGTTGCAAAAAGTCCAGTCATTGCTCCACCTGCTTTAGGCAAGGAGGCGAAGCAATGGAAGACATGCCCTGTTTGCAATGAACTCTTTCCCTCGAACGTGTATGAGGTACACATGCAGATCGCTCACATAAAGCAAGAAAATAGTCCTGACAAACCGATTGAAACTTCTACCACCAATGAGGCAAAGGAAGTTGTAGTCATAGCTGCTCATGCATCATTTCTGAAAGTCCTGAAAGATAAATCCATTAGATGCGTTACCTGCAAGACGTTTACTGATAAAGACGACGAAGTGTTAAAACACTTACTTATGCATGGCATGATATGCCTGTACTGTAAAGCGGTTTTCCACGAACTAAGAAACTTTGTCTATCATATGAAAATTCTACATGTAGGCAAAAAGAAGGTGCATGGGGACTTTGTCAAGAAAGGGATCACAATATCAAATGATGCTAATGGTGAGGTAGTTTTTCCTTATTTTGACTTGACCTTTAATACATCTAGGGAACAGCTCGGAGACAAAGAAATGCACCTTGCTGTAGTTACTGGAAGCAACGCGATGACTGCGAAGCCAATTTATATAAAAATACTATACACGTCAGAATTTGGCGGTATAGAAGAGAAAGCCTCAAAATGTCAATTTTGCAACAGTGCTTTGTCTAGGACTGAGGGATATGAGACCCATTTGAAAGAAAAGCATCACATAATGCCCACAGTGCATACAATACTAAAGACTCCTGCTTTTAAGTGCATTCATTGCTGTGGCGTTTACACTGGCAGCATGACACTGGCAGCCATTTCAGTCCATCTTCAGCGTTGTCGAAATGCACCAAAAGATAGTACCTCAGGAGCGGAGCTGGTTCCTGAAAATGGGGAAAGCGCAAATGATTATGTAAAACCAAATACTACTGGTGATACTCAGGGAGCCTCAAATGAGTCCAAGAACAAGTATGGTCCCAATGCTGCAAAAGTCCTGTCTCCAATGTCTTCTAAAAGGAGGAGGCTTGAACCTGATCCTTTAGAGTCTACTGAGCTGTTGCACTCTCTCGATATCCTTGAGATGATTCCAGACGCTAGTGCAACGGTATCTCACGAATCGAAGAAAGAATTTTTGTCCAAGTATTTCCACAAGAAACCATACCCCAGCAAGCAAGAAATCGAGCTGCTGTCTGGTGTACTTGGAATGTGGAAAAGTGACGTTGCCTCGTTTTTTGGTACGAAACGTTATGTATGCCTGAAATTTCTCCGAAATCATAAACAGAGAGTAATTCTTGGATTTAAAATGGCGGAGCTCAAACGAGTGCAGCATGAAGTAGACTTGCGGGAAGACTATTAA